One part of the Treponema peruense genome encodes these proteins:
- a CDS encoding PP2C family protein-serine/threonine phosphatase, which produces MFFIIVNIVLCAVMVATSFSIDRHGRVSNNNNSLVNIILVLASLFALMACDVALCLWGPKQLSLLLGRFTYVVMGWFCVSVCNYMMVFPNYNKSRLLSFTRWVFYLLAVYIIFFAPGGFKNIGITPVGAFYIESDYIFKTGTFSSLFRLRWLDLYKIFYVFVIPGFTMLMILVRSENAKNKLTRQDLVMNASGIICMWALQLFINYSETFQFMAPALYVAGFMPLVLMLIHTSRNEEIWDAKTAVRGIMRFVLRYLIPSAVCGFAFYIIWRTVKNNTLLEYGLYFAVVFMVFALWIFLRKTFHNKDFLRDNRYAANFENEITSIDFDKEPVEITNRVFEIFKKNVDTTSMRILLDSGNGYLDTIYASDNEKISVSVDSMTFDTLLNLHHQIVFREYAERNTTVSGIRASLLELLDKTNSDAFILLNEGRQILGLILLGKKASGNVYSEYDYTTFNKFYSNLFVIGYYVKNIMNEAVVGTVNREIRMSGQIITSIQENMDLIKNPKIDVGYIMVPAHNIGGEFVDMIRLTDTRHIFIIGALSGKGIAASMNMVILKSIIRTFLAETTDFKLLVEKVNSFIRESLPKGTFFSGTFGLLDFNTDTLYYINCGSPALFLYTRAYNNVIEIQGEGRILGFAKDIGHLVKVKKVKLAQGDIVMACTDGIIETRSLRGEVYGKSRAQSGLMENSGYPASKMAQFSYDSLVEFTSKELEDDITVLILKYLGGK; this is translated from the coding sequence ATGTTTTTTATTATCGTAAATATAGTTTTGTGTGCGGTTATGGTTGCCACTTCGTTTTCGATAGACCGTCACGGAAGAGTCAGCAACAATAATAATTCGCTTGTAAATATTATTTTGGTTCTTGCATCTCTTTTTGCCCTTATGGCATGTGATGTTGCTCTGTGTCTGTGGGGACCAAAGCAACTTTCACTTCTGTTGGGAAGATTTACGTATGTGGTTATGGGCTGGTTCTGCGTTTCTGTATGCAATTACATGATGGTTTTCCCGAACTACAATAAGAGCAGACTTCTTTCATTTACAAGATGGGTTTTCTATCTGCTTGCAGTTTATATAATCTTTTTTGCTCCGGGCGGATTTAAGAATATAGGCATAACACCCGTAGGCGCATTTTACATTGAGTCTGACTATATTTTCAAAACCGGAACATTCTCATCTTTGTTCCGTTTAAGATGGCTTGATTTGTATAAGATTTTTTATGTATTTGTAATTCCTGGCTTTACAATGCTTATGATTCTTGTGCGTTCTGAAAATGCAAAGAATAAACTTACGCGCCAAGATCTGGTTATGAATGCGTCTGGAATTATATGCATGTGGGCGCTGCAGCTTTTTATAAATTATTCAGAGACATTTCAGTTTATGGCCCCGGCACTTTATGTTGCAGGCTTTATGCCACTTGTTCTGATGCTTATTCATACAAGCCGCAATGAAGAAATCTGGGATGCAAAAACAGCAGTCCGCGGAATAATGCGCTTTGTTCTAAGGTATCTTATTCCGTCTGCTGTCTGCGGATTTGCATTTTACATAATCTGGCGCACGGTAAAAAATAATACTCTTCTTGAGTACGGCCTTTATTTTGCTGTTGTTTTCATGGTTTTTGCCCTCTGGATTTTCCTCAGAAAAACTTTCCACAACAAGGACTTTTTGAGAGACAACCGCTATGCTGCAAACTTTGAAAATGAAATTACTTCCATAGACTTTGACAAGGAACCTGTTGAAATTACAAACAGGGTATTCGAGATTTTCAAAAAGAATGTAGATACAACTTCAATGCGCATTCTTCTTGATTCCGGAAACGGATACCTTGATACAATTTATGCTTCTGACAACGAAAAGATTTCTGTTTCGGTAGATTCCATGACTTTTGATACTCTTCTTAATCTTCATCATCAGATTGTGTTCAGGGAATATGCCGAACGCAACACGACAGTTTCGGGAATAAGGGCTTCACTTCTTGAACTACTGGACAAAACCAATTCTGATGCATTTATTCTTCTTAATGAAGGACGCCAGATTTTAGGTCTTATTTTACTTGGAAAGAAGGCAAGTGGAAACGTCTATTCTGAATATGATTATACAACCTTCAACAAATTCTACTCAAATCTTTTTGTTATCGGATATTATGTAAAAAACATCATGAATGAAGCGGTTGTCGGTACAGTTAACCGCGAAATCAGAATGTCGGGACAGATAATCACTTCAATCCAGGAAAACATGGATCTTATCAAAAATCCAAAAATTGATGTTGGTTACATAATGGTTCCTGCGCATAACATTGGTGGTGAATTCGTAGATATGATCCGCCTTACCGACACAAGACATATTTTTATCATAGGTGCCCTGAGCGGAAAAGGTATTGCGGCTTCCATGAACATGGTTATTCTTAAGTCAATTATCAGAACCTTCCTTGCTGAGACTACGGACTTCAAGCTTCTTGTAGAAAAAGTCAATTCGTTTATCAGGGAAAGTCTTCCGAAGGGAACGTTCTTTTCGGGAACATTCGGTCTTCTTGACTTTAACACAGACACTCTTTACTACATCAACTGCGGAAGCCCTGCCTTGTTCCTTTACACGCGTGCTTACAATAACGTAATTGAAATTCAGGGTGAGGGAAGAATCCTTGGTTTTGCAAAAGACATAGGACATCTTGTAAAAGTAAAGAAAGTCAAGCTTGCACAGGGTGATATTGTTATGGCCTGTACAGACGGAATAATTGAAACCCGTTCTCTTCGCGGTGAAGTTTACGGCAAGTCCAGGGCACAGTCAGGACTTATGGAAAATTCAGGTTACCCAGCTTCAAAGATGGCCCAGTTCTCTTATGATTCTTTGGTTGAATTTACATCAAAGGAGCTTGAAGACGATATTACAGTTCTTATATTGAAATATCTTGGAGGAAAATAA
- a CDS encoding PP2C family protein-serine/threonine phosphatase, with protein sequence MYRTRKRVAIILSTVALLIILILSTVSLVPAAREKNKDAMPFVLGTASALFCLASVVIYKIRSEISDRVDKKIMYTGETALLTEFIEKLRFCYSLDDFYDAIASVLEIRGDCSVLYVDKIKNYVLYNSPSRLSCSPEVMNTLQLNYNAEWKKGIFYIGDNYGIVSDSSQARGFFLSNASHHLYVFCRYTKLFDFEVFKKLFEEFCRFQSRTQTISNLSEISALSKEWKQLADTQRSFLPPVMPQIDGLSVAAYFRPLVNVSGDYYTVLPISKTKTLLMLGDVSGKGLAAALVMGLVMNTVKILENKDNLPGMIKAVDKAIKGMKLQDKYTVLFLGIVDTEKMTIRYVNASMSDPLIITRSPDGYRIKPLTSNCSLVGIIDLPEVEVAEQRLFRGDVILMASDGVSEVMDDSGEELGNTKLYQNTIKASAVKSPKEFIDDVVNLVMTYNGGKKLRDDVTMMVAKVER encoded by the coding sequence ATGTATAGGACAAGAAAACGTGTCGCCATTATACTGTCTACCGTGGCTCTTTTGATTATTTTGATTTTGTCTACGGTCAGTCTTGTTCCGGCAGCCCGCGAAAAAAATAAAGATGCTATGCCATTCGTTTTGGGAACAGCTTCGGCTTTGTTCTGTCTGGCAAGTGTTGTTATCTACAAAATAAGGTCCGAAATTTCCGACCGTGTAGATAAAAAAATAATGTACACCGGTGAAACGGCTCTTCTTACCGAATTTATTGAAAAACTGCGCTTCTGCTATTCTCTGGATGATTTTTACGATGCAATAGCTTCTGTTCTGGAGATACGCGGTGACTGTTCTGTACTTTATGTAGATAAAATCAAGAATTATGTTTTATATAACAGCCCCAGCAGGCTTTCTTGTTCTCCCGAAGTAATGAATACCCTTCAGCTTAATTATAATGCCGAATGGAAAAAAGGAATTTTCTATATAGGTGACAATTACGGAATCGTATCTGACTCTTCGCAGGCAAGAGGATTTTTTCTTTCAAATGCTTCGCACCATCTTTATGTATTCTGCCGCTATACAAAACTTTTTGACTTTGAAGTTTTTAAAAAGCTTTTTGAAGAATTCTGTCGCTTTCAGAGCAGAACCCAGACAATCAGCAATCTTTCAGAAATAAGCGCCCTTTCAAAGGAATGGAAGCAGCTTGCCGACACACAGCGCTCGTTTCTTCCGCCTGTAATGCCTCAAATAGACGGACTTTCTGTAGCTGCATACTTCAGGCCTTTGGTAAACGTTTCGGGCGACTATTACACGGTTCTTCCTATTTCAAAGACAAAAACCCTTCTTATGCTTGGAGACGTTTCTGGAAAAGGTCTTGCGGCTGCCCTGGTTATGGGTCTTGTTATGAATACCGTCAAGATTCTTGAAAACAAGGATAATCTTCCTGGAATGATTAAGGCTGTTGACAAAGCAATTAAGGGAATGAAACTTCAGGATAAGTATACTGTTCTTTTTCTGGGAATTGTAGATACAGAGAAAATGACAATCCGCTATGTTAACGCATCCATGTCTGACCCTCTGATTATTACGCGTTCTCCTGACGGATACAGAATAAAACCGCTGACTTCAAACTGTTCTCTTGTTGGAATTATTGATTTGCCCGAAGTGGAAGTCGCAGAGCAGCGGTTGTTCAGAGGAGATGTTATTCTTATGGCATCTGACGGTGTTTCAGAAGTAATGGATGATAGCGGTGAAGAACTTGGAAATACAAAGCTTTATCAGAATACAATCAAGGCAAGTGCAGTAAAAAGCCCCAAGGAATTTATAGACGATGTCGTTAACCTTGTAATGACATATAACGGCGGAAAAAAACTTCGCGATGATGTTACAATGATGGTCGCAAAGGTCGAGAGGTAA
- the dnaJ gene encoding molecular chaperone DnaJ encodes MAAKRDYYEVLGVDKSADKDTIKKAYRKLAVKYHPDRNPGNKEAEEKFKEATEAYEVLSDEQKRPIYDQYGFAGLDGMGGGSQGYSHAAQDFSDLFGGMGGFSDIFENLFGGGFGGGRSSSRDSNSGASLRYDLELDFKEAVFGCKKEITFRHDEPCPECHGTGGAAGSSRKTCPTCQGMGQVRRSTGFFSVQQTCPACNGKGTVIDHPCPSCRGAGVYSKHKVMTVTIPAGVDNGKRITIPHMGNAGVNGGSTGDLIIVINVRSDRCFERSGNDLYCAVPITISQAALGADISIRTLDDRTVVLKIPSGTTQGKLLRIKGEGVPFTGTTRKGDLYVKIMVELPTKLTREQAAVMQEYARLENATTSPALIPLESLR; translated from the coding sequence ATGGCTGCAAAACGTGACTATTATGAAGTTTTGGGCGTAGATAAAAGCGCTGACAAAGATACAATAAAAAAAGCTTACAGAAAACTTGCCGTAAAGTACCATCCGGACAGAAACCCGGGCAACAAAGAGGCCGAAGAAAAATTCAAGGAAGCAACAGAAGCTTATGAAGTTTTAAGCGACGAGCAGAAAAGGCCCATTTATGACCAGTACGGATTTGCCGGTCTTGACGGAATGGGAGGCGGTTCGCAGGGGTACAGCCATGCAGCCCAGGATTTCAGCGATCTGTTCGGCGGTATGGGCGGATTCAGTGATATCTTTGAGAATCTGTTTGGCGGCGGTTTCGGAGGCGGACGTTCTTCTTCCAGAGATTCAAACAGCGGTGCCAGTCTGCGTTATGATCTGGAACTCGACTTTAAGGAAGCGGTATTCGGATGCAAAAAGGAAATTACTTTCAGACATGACGAGCCCTGTCCTGAATGCCACGGTACCGGCGGTGCTGCAGGTTCAAGCAGGAAGACTTGTCCTACATGCCAGGGAATGGGCCAGGTCAGACGCTCTACGGGATTCTTTTCTGTTCAGCAGACATGTCCTGCCTGTAACGGAAAGGGCACTGTAATAGACCATCCGTGTCCGTCATGCAGGGGAGCAGGTGTTTACTCAAAGCATAAGGTTATGACTGTTACAATTCCTGCCGGTGTAGACAACGGAAAACGCATTACTATTCCGCATATGGGAAATGCTGGCGTTAACGGTGGTTCTACCGGAGACCTTATTATTGTAATAAATGTGCGCTCTGACAGATGCTTTGAACGGTCTGGAAACGATTTGTACTGTGCTGTTCCAATAACTATTTCACAGGCAGCCCTTGGTGCAGACATAAGCATCCGTACACTGGACGACAGAACTGTGGTTCTCAAGATTCCTTCAGGTACGACACAGGGCAAACTTTTAAGAATAAAAGGTGAAGGAGTTCCTTTTACCGGAACTACACGTAAAGGTGACCTTTATGTAAAAATTATGGTCGAACTTCCCACAAAACTTACAAGGGAACAGGCGGCAGTAATGCAGGAGTATGCAAGACTTGAAAATGCTACTACTTCTCCTGCACTGATTCCGCTTGAATCGCTCAGATAG